The following proteins are co-located in the Apium graveolens cultivar Ventura chromosome 5, ASM990537v1, whole genome shotgun sequence genome:
- the LOC141723852 gene encoding glycerophosphodiester phosphodiesterase GDPDL3-like isoform X4 codes for MLITHAANTSTVWKTFSGDAPVAIARGGFSGIFPDSSMIAYKWALLKGLPNMILWCDVQLTSDGVGICFRELTLDSDSDISNVFNNSKKSYIVNGVSTTGWFSVDFTLSALSNISLSQGVPFRPHEFDSSSFQVVTVGDLAGQLNLAGQLKPPGLWLNIQDDGGKKIELKPGFYMEHDENVGAVVVGFDRYFNYYKVQKPSCIYDTWNKNLVGKNKN; via the exons ATGCTTATTACTCATGCTGCTAACACTAGCACTGTGTGGAAAACTTTCAGTG GAGATGCCCCTGTAGCCATCGCACGTGGTGGCTTTTCTGGGATATTTCCTGATTCCAGTATGATCGCGTACAAGTGGGCATTGTTGAAAGGTTTGCCCAATATGATTCTGTGGTGTGACGTGCAACTCACAAGCGATGGAGTGGGGATCTGTTTTCGGGAACTTACTCTTGACAGTGATTCTGACATCTCAAATGTTTTCAACAACAGCAAGAAATCATACATTGTGAATGGTGTCAGTACAACAGGATGGTTTTCAGTGGATTTCACCCTGAGTGCTCTCAGCAATATATCAT TAAGCCAGGGAGTTCCCTTTCGGCCACATGAGTTTGATTCCAGCTCTTTTCAAGTAGTTACTGTTGGAGATTTGGCTGGGCAATTGAATTTGGCTGGGCAGTTGAAGCCACCGGGATTATGGTTAAATATTCAG GATGATGGTGGGAAAAAGATCGAGCTTAAGCCTGGGTTTTATATGGAGCATGATGAGAAT GTCGGGGCCGTTGTCGTTGGATTCGATCGTTATTTTAACTATTACAAAGTCCA AAAACCTTCATGTATATATGATACTTGGAACAAGAACTTGGTGGGCAAGAACAAGAACTAA
- the LOC141723852 gene encoding glycerophosphodiester phosphodiesterase GDPDL3-like isoform X1 has translation MLITHAANTSTVWKTFSGDAPVAIARGGFSGIFPDSSMIAYKWALLKGLPNMILWCDVQLTSDGVGICFRELTLDSDSDISNVFNNSKKSYIVNGVSTTGWFSVDFTLSALSNISLSQGVPFRPHEFDSSSFQVVTVGDLAGQLNLAGQLKPPGLWLNIQDDGGKKIELKPGFYMEHDENVGAVVVGFDRYFNYYKVHTNTAFALPGSYDKGDAHLLKFRKPSCIYDTWNKNLVGKNKN, from the exons ATGCTTATTACTCATGCTGCTAACACTAGCACTGTGTGGAAAACTTTCAGTG GAGATGCCCCTGTAGCCATCGCACGTGGTGGCTTTTCTGGGATATTTCCTGATTCCAGTATGATCGCGTACAAGTGGGCATTGTTGAAAGGTTTGCCCAATATGATTCTGTGGTGTGACGTGCAACTCACAAGCGATGGAGTGGGGATCTGTTTTCGGGAACTTACTCTTGACAGTGATTCTGACATCTCAAATGTTTTCAACAACAGCAAGAAATCATACATTGTGAATGGTGTCAGTACAACAGGATGGTTTTCAGTGGATTTCACCCTGAGTGCTCTCAGCAATATATCAT TAAGCCAGGGAGTTCCCTTTCGGCCACATGAGTTTGATTCCAGCTCTTTTCAAGTAGTTACTGTTGGAGATTTGGCTGGGCAATTGAATTTGGCTGGGCAGTTGAAGCCACCGGGATTATGGTTAAATATTCAG GATGATGGTGGGAAAAAGATCGAGCTTAAGCCTGGGTTTTATATGGAGCATGATGAGAAT GTCGGGGCCGTTGTCGTTGGATTCGATCGTTATTTTAACTATTACAAAGTCCA CACAAATACTGCATTTGCCTTACCTGGATCATATGACAAGGGTGACGCTCATCTATTAAAATTTAG AAAACCTTCATGTATATATGATACTTGGAACAAGAACTTGGTGGGCAAGAACAAGAACTAA
- the LOC141723852 gene encoding glycerophosphodiester phosphodiesterase GDPDL3-like isoform X3 has product MLITHAANTSTVWKTFSAIARGGFSGIFPDSSMIAYKWALLKGLPNMILWCDVQLTSDGVGICFRELTLDSDSDISNVFNNSKKSYIVNGVSTTGWFSVDFTLSALSNISLSQGVPFRPHEFDSSSFQVVTVGDLAGQLNLAGQLKPPGLWLNIQDDGGKKIELKPGFYMEHDENVGAVVVGFDRYFNYYKVHTNTAFALPGSYDKGDAHLLKFRKPSCIYDTWNKNLVGKNKN; this is encoded by the exons ATGCTTATTACTCATGCTGCTAACACTAGCACTGTGTGGAAAACTTTCAGTG CCATCGCACGTGGTGGCTTTTCTGGGATATTTCCTGATTCCAGTATGATCGCGTACAAGTGGGCATTGTTGAAAGGTTTGCCCAATATGATTCTGTGGTGTGACGTGCAACTCACAAGCGATGGAGTGGGGATCTGTTTTCGGGAACTTACTCTTGACAGTGATTCTGACATCTCAAATGTTTTCAACAACAGCAAGAAATCATACATTGTGAATGGTGTCAGTACAACAGGATGGTTTTCAGTGGATTTCACCCTGAGTGCTCTCAGCAATATATCAT TAAGCCAGGGAGTTCCCTTTCGGCCACATGAGTTTGATTCCAGCTCTTTTCAAGTAGTTACTGTTGGAGATTTGGCTGGGCAATTGAATTTGGCTGGGCAGTTGAAGCCACCGGGATTATGGTTAAATATTCAG GATGATGGTGGGAAAAAGATCGAGCTTAAGCCTGGGTTTTATATGGAGCATGATGAGAAT GTCGGGGCCGTTGTCGTTGGATTCGATCGTTATTTTAACTATTACAAAGTCCA CACAAATACTGCATTTGCCTTACCTGGATCATATGACAAGGGTGACGCTCATCTATTAAAATTTAG AAAACCTTCATGTATATATGATACTTGGAACAAGAACTTGGTGGGCAAGAACAAGAACTAA
- the LOC141723852 gene encoding glycerophosphodiester phosphodiesterase GDPDL3-like isoform X2, producing the protein MLITHAANTSTVWKTFSDAPVAIARGGFSGIFPDSSMIAYKWALLKGLPNMILWCDVQLTSDGVGICFRELTLDSDSDISNVFNNSKKSYIVNGVSTTGWFSVDFTLSALSNISLSQGVPFRPHEFDSSSFQVVTVGDLAGQLNLAGQLKPPGLWLNIQDDGGKKIELKPGFYMEHDENVGAVVVGFDRYFNYYKVHTNTAFALPGSYDKGDAHLLKFRKPSCIYDTWNKNLVGKNKN; encoded by the exons ATGCTTATTACTCATGCTGCTAACACTAGCACTGTGTGGAAAACTTTCAGTG ATGCCCCTGTAGCCATCGCACGTGGTGGCTTTTCTGGGATATTTCCTGATTCCAGTATGATCGCGTACAAGTGGGCATTGTTGAAAGGTTTGCCCAATATGATTCTGTGGTGTGACGTGCAACTCACAAGCGATGGAGTGGGGATCTGTTTTCGGGAACTTACTCTTGACAGTGATTCTGACATCTCAAATGTTTTCAACAACAGCAAGAAATCATACATTGTGAATGGTGTCAGTACAACAGGATGGTTTTCAGTGGATTTCACCCTGAGTGCTCTCAGCAATATATCAT TAAGCCAGGGAGTTCCCTTTCGGCCACATGAGTTTGATTCCAGCTCTTTTCAAGTAGTTACTGTTGGAGATTTGGCTGGGCAATTGAATTTGGCTGGGCAGTTGAAGCCACCGGGATTATGGTTAAATATTCAG GATGATGGTGGGAAAAAGATCGAGCTTAAGCCTGGGTTTTATATGGAGCATGATGAGAAT GTCGGGGCCGTTGTCGTTGGATTCGATCGTTATTTTAACTATTACAAAGTCCA CACAAATACTGCATTTGCCTTACCTGGATCATATGACAAGGGTGACGCTCATCTATTAAAATTTAG AAAACCTTCATGTATATATGATACTTGGAACAAGAACTTGGTGGGCAAGAACAAGAACTAA